The following coding sequences are from one Nicotiana tomentosiformis chromosome 3, ASM39032v3, whole genome shotgun sequence window:
- the LOC104104168 gene encoding uncharacterized protein: protein MAELAQAAADVYAPRSLPAWRSLLSWLAFFIQIFVQIVRGTPSLSQVLSYVGLRNSSSFLSSTPQFKPLPVVELPESQLPEEAPPPPQQPSVAVSTLQIDAGRVRDGNGDQHLRRLTVVLDLDETLVCAYETSSLPNIVRTQATEAGLKWFELECISSDKECDSKPKINYVTVFERPGLHDFLKELGEFADLVLFTAGLEGYARPLVDKIDLGNRFSMRLYRPSTTSTEYREHVKDLSCISKDLSRIVIVDNNPFSFLLQPLNGIPCIPFAAGQPHDIQLLEVILPLLKHLSQQKDVRPVLYERFHMPEWFQKHGIPVSALTSVE from the exons ATGGCGGAGCTGGCTCAAGCCGCCGCGGACGTTTACGCGCCGAGGAGTCTACCAGCTTGGAGGTCGCTTCTGAGCTGGCTGGCTTTCTTTATTCAGATCTTCGTTCAGATCGTTAGAGGAACACCGTCTCTGAGTCAGGTACTTTCGTATGTCGGCTTACGTAATAGTAGCTCTTTCCTCTCTTCCACGCCGCAGTTCAAGCCACTGCCTGTTGTTGAGCTGCCGGAGTCTCAGCTGCCCGAGGAGGCGCCTCCGCCGCCGCAGCAACCGTCTGTTGCTGTTTCCACCTTGCAAATCGACGCCGGAAGAGTTCGTGATGGTAACGGCGACCAACATCTACGGAGACTCACG GTGGTTCttgatttggatgaaactttAGTTTGTGCGTATGAGACATCAAGTTTGCCCAATATCGTACGCACCCAGGCCACAGAGGCTGGATTGAAGTGGTTTGAGCTTGAGTGCATATCTTCAGACAAG GAATGCGACAGCAAACCTAAGATCAACTATGTCACAGTTTTTGAACGTCCTGGATTGCACGACTTTTTAAAAGAACTCGGTGAATTTGCCGATCTTGTCTTGTTTACTGCTGGGCTTGAAG GCTATGCAAGGCCCCTTGTTGACAAAATTGATCTCGGGAATCGGTTTAGCATGAGACTTTATCGGCCTTCAACAACTAGCAC GGAATATCGGGAACATGTGAAGGATTTATCTTGCATATCAAAGGATCTAAGCCGAATTGTCATTGTTGATAACAATCCATTTAGTTTTTTGTTACAACCTCTAAATGGAATTCCGTGCATTCCATTTGCTGCTGGACAACCGCATGATATACAG CTTTTGGAGGTTATCCTTCCACTTCTCAAGCATCTTTCCCAGCAGAAAGATGTGCGGCCTGTGCTCTATGAAAGATTTCATATGCCCGAATGGTTTCAAAAGCATGGAATCCCTGTTTCTGCATTGACAAGTGTAGAATGA